From the Cryptomeria japonica chromosome 2, Sugi_1.0, whole genome shotgun sequence genome, one window contains:
- the LOC131030748 gene encoding blue-light photoreceptor PHR2, giving the protein MAPVQQSSYGSNFRDLELIMDNNVRRVFSPNQPQRQRLCTLPAPAQKEREIERETTSLIDESSQPRPLPNPIANAASISLALGNMVNSSVFSTKSGRHSQLRLKPSGTSVSAARLKPLPTRPVTLPKQPQDFVPSQLSSDMPLLTPAAPAPKHSAKSGTSSFPDYLRLRQNSPGPNDPSNGAAARKAVVAWFRNDLRLHDNEILNAANNQSSSVLPVYCFDPRDYGKSSSGFDKTGPYRATFLLECVANLRANLRERGSDLVVRVGKPEEVLVELAKSVGADAVYAHQEVSHDEIKAENKITAALKEEGVEAKFFWGSTLYHLEDLPFKLDDMPSNYGTFRDKVQSLSVRQVLEPPKRLKGLPVRGSVEPGEIPTLLDLGLSPQNAKSQSGKSTANASLVGGETEALQRLKMFATEYRGQPQKVGKDGSGDSLYGANFSCKISPWLAMGCLSPRYMFEELKKNKNSSISSSLGKASGSDGGLNWLTFELLWRDFFRFITKKYSSAKKSQTASPAITCAGPVAA; this is encoded by the exons atggcGCCTGTGCAGCAGAGCAGCTATGGCTCCAATTTTAGAGACCTGGAGCTCATCATGGACAACAATGTCCGCAGAGTCTTCTCCCCTAACCAGCCACAACGTCAACGCTTATGCACTCTTCCTGCACCAGcacagaaagaaagagaaattgaAAGAGAAACAACCTCATTGATTGATGAATCTTCTCAGCCCAGACCCCTTCCAAACCCCATTGCAAATGCCGCATCCATTTCCCTAGCCCTCGGCAACATGGTGAACTCCAGCGTTTTCTCCACCAAAAGCGGCCGCCATTCACAGCTCCGCCTGAAACCCTCCGGCACCAGCGTCTCCGCCGCCAGGCTGAAGCCACTGCCGACGAGACCCGTAACACTCCCCAAGCAGCCGCAAGATTTCGTCCCATCGCAGCTCAGCTCCGACATGCCGCTCTTGACCCCCGCCGCTCCGGCGCCAAAGCACTCCGCCAAATCTGGCACCTCTTCCTTCCCGGACTACCTCCGCCTCCGCCAGAATTCCCCAGGCCCTAACGATCCCTCCAACGGTGCGGCCGCGCGCAAGGCTGTTGTCGCGTGGTTCAGAAACGACCTCCGCCTGCACGACAATGAAATCCTAAACGCTGCCAACAATCAGTCAAGCAGCGTGCTTCCTGTCTACTGCTTCGATCCCCGCGACTATGGGAAGTCTTCCTCTGGTTTCGACAAAACCGGGCCCTACAGAGCAACATTTTTGCTCGAATGTGTTGCCAATTTGAGGGCAAATTTACGGGAAAGAGGCTCGGATTTAGTCGTTAGAGTAGGAAAGCCCGAGGAGGTTTTGGTTGAGCTGGCGAAGAGCGTGGGGGCGGATGCGGTGTATGCACACCAGGAAGTTTCCCATGATGAAATCAAGGCGGAGAATAAGATTACGGCGGCGTTGAAAGAGGAAGGGGTGGAGGCCAAGTTCTTTTGGGGAAGTACATTGTATCACTTGGAGGATTTGCCTTTTAAATTGGATGACATGCCTTCCAATTATGGGACTTTCAGAGATAAAGTGCAAAGCTTGTCGGTGAGACAGGTTTTGGAGCCCCCTAAAAGGCTGAAAGGGTTGCCAGTGCGGGGGAGTGTGGAGCCCGGTGAGATTCCGACTTTGTTGGATTTGGGCTTGAGTCCGCAGAATGCTAAATCCCAG AGTGGCAAATCTACCGCAAATGCATCACTTGTTGGAGGTGAAACAGAAGCCTTGCAGAGGCTAAAAATGTTTGCCACGGAGTATAGAGGGCAGCCTCAGAAAGTTGGCAAGGATGGCTCTGGAGATAGTCTTTATGGTGCTAACTTTTCATGTAAAATCTCACCCTGGTTGGCAATGGGTTGTCTTTCACCACGTTACATGTTTGAGGAGCTAAAGAAAAACAAGAACAG ttctatttcatcatctcttgGAAAAGCTTCTGGTTCTGATGGTGGCTTAAATTGGCTTACCTTTGAACTTTTATGGAGGGACTTCTTTAG ATTCATTACTAAGAAGTACAGCTCGGCTAAGAAAAGTCAAACTGCTTCTCCAGCCATAACTTGTGCAGGCCCTGTTGCAGCGTAG